The segment ATCGCTTCATCACGCTGGTCCGAGACGCGGTGCGGTTTCCCGGCGGTGCCCTGGGGCTGTACACACGTGTGGTCCCCACGTCGGCGGGCCCTGGAGTGGTGATCCTGCCCCTGCTCGGCCCCGACAACGCGATCGTCGTGATCGAGCACTACCGGCACGCGACACGGTCCTGGCACTGGGAGGTACCGCGAGGCATGGGAGAACCGGGGATCTCCGGGGCGGAAAGCGTGGCCCGGGAACTTCGGGAGGAGATCGGGGCGGAGGCCGAGGAGGTGATTCCGCTGGGCCGGTTCCACGCGGACACCGGTCTCCTCGGTGACGACGTCGAGCTGTACGCCGCCCGTATCTCGCGGACCGGACCGCTCGACAGGGCCGAGGGCATCAGAAAGTCGGCCGTAGTGTCCTGGGCCGAACTTCAGCGAATGATCGCCACGGACGTCATCACGGACTCGTTCACGATCGCGGTGGCAGCACGGGCCGGCCTGCGAGGCCTCTTCGGTGAGTGAGCGCCCCACCGCGGCCAGGACCCGTGGCCGCACCTGGGAAACGTCCAAGGCCCGGTGGCGGATGGCGGGACACTTCTCGGAGGCAGTCGGTTCGTTCCGGTGGGCTACCCGCGTGCCCGAGGTGAACGTCCCGTGGGTGCGCGGCCGGTGACGGGTGCTCAGGGGTGCCGGCTTCGCCGCCGGCCGGAGGGGGCCGCGGGCCGTCTGCGGGTCAGGTCCGCTCGCCGGCGGCCTGTGCCTCGCGCAGAAACGCCGCCGTGGCCGCTGCCTCGTACCCCTCCCCCACTCCGTCGATCAGCAGGATGTCGCCCGTCATGTGGCGGGTGCGCAGGGGAATGAGCTCCTGGTAGGCCGGGGAGTCGTACCAGCCGCGCGCCGCGTCCATCGAGGGAAAGCCGATGATCACGAGCGCCCCGGGCCAGTCGCCCTCGCGGACCTCGCGCTCGGGGGCACCGTGGACGAGGAACCGGCCGTCGAAGGGGTCGAGCGTCGCCTGGATGCGTTCCATGTAGCTGAGCACCTCGTCGGCGAGGCGGGCCGGGGGTATCAGGTTTCCGAGAGCGTAGGCGGGCATGGCTGGTGCTCCTCGACCGGGGATCGGGTGGGTGTCGTCGTGTTCGATGCTGTCAGAAGCCGGCGGCAGGATCGATGACCTGTCAGGTCATGGCCCCGGCGCCGGGCCCGCTGCCGGGGAATGCCGCCACCGGTCCGGGTCGTGTCACGGCCTCCGCCCGAGGGAGCGGGAGGGCGGTACGGCGGGTCGATAATGCCTGTCGGCGCGGGCGGCGGGGTGTGAGACCTCGGGCCATGACCTCACCACCCGAGCCCGGCGAACCGGACTACCTGCGGGAGATCGAGCGCCTGGCCGACCGTGTCGGCGCGGAGGCGTCCAACGAAGGATGGCTCGTCCTCGGGGCGGACCCGGAGGAAGCGACACCGCTGCAGCGCAGCGTGAACGCGCCGGCCCGGGCGCTGCGCCGTTACCACTTCGAGGGCGACGGCTGTCTGGAGGAGGACCGGCCGCCGATCCGCCTCGCCGGAGCCTCGGTGCTGAAGCCCGGGACCATGCCGGCCGGGGTGGAGGAGGCGTACGAGGTGGTGTGTGCGCGGATCGGTGTCGAGCCCGGGCCCAGGGGCTGGGCGCTGTGGAACACCTGGAGCGACGGGGGGCTGAAGGTGACGATGGTGGTGTCCGCCGTCGAGACGACCGAGGGGCTGTTCGAGAACTGGGCGCGCGGGAGGGCGGTCGACCCGGTGTCGCCGCTGCCGTCCCGGATTGCCCTTGTCCGCCAGGGGTGGATAGGGCCGATGACGTTCTCGCCTCGCGGTGTCCACCGGACGGGGCTCGGCG is part of the Streptomyces qinzhouensis genome and harbors:
- a CDS encoding DUF1330 domain-containing protein; protein product: MPAYALGNLIPPARLADEVLSYMERIQATLDPFDGRFLVHGAPEREVREGDWPGALVIIGFPSMDAARGWYDSPAYQELIPLRTRHMTGDILLIDGVGEGYEAAATAAFLREAQAAGERT
- a CDS encoding NUDIX hydrolase, encoding MTTAYELLRRTRPELFRNCPDGVEILFDPDEIRAARRTLSEDGTEGAEDGVGVVYSDRFITLVRDAVRFPGGALGLYTRVVPTSAGPGVVILPLLGPDNAIVVIEHYRHATRSWHWEVPRGMGEPGISGAESVARELREEIGAEAEEVIPLGRFHADTGLLGDDVELYAARISRTGPLDRAEGIRKSAVVSWAELQRMIATDVITDSFTIAVAARAGLRGLFGE